A genomic stretch from Leptospira johnsonii includes:
- a CDS encoding helix-turn-helix domain-containing protein: MKQSSYRIRDLLLSNIYFRFLILFFLGLVVAIGANLYAAPTLPVVDTIRLTPSSPVENISSKMEYRYRGYQFRHCKPETITSLHQLEWHHNAGNVLRLKRSSSGNWLRFRLANDGKEQLHRTLVLLWLNVPDAELCSVDSKGNFEAGFAGYDLDPIWNDFISPLPHFNIRLEPKEERTFYLYVLSNEDINFPVRLLSEDDYMVIVRLRSVLFLSVGFVLLLAFGYNLYLYFKSRKPLFLALPLHLTAVGATLYFLHGKEFASIVGNENNLFRHNYFLFLGITHIAFFFYLAAWNKENSGSVYRSPFFWLVCFTGILYPLIPLYQFWYDHRILVLVLNYGCMLFYFGKTHISSIRNNTVYEMFFISVWGIFLLLDLYKTIFHFDFYPYNRMAVYGVLYYLPPLTVFVTLLSREILRRKEEEGSNRKTHLSSLDVKDFVLKIESLLEKEKIYLTKSLKEEHMAKELGITIHQLSELINTEFKTNFPSLINQYRVEEAKVLLNEFPDENTTEIGAKAGFSSRSAFYLEFKKLTGTNPNSYRKESSGKGA, from the coding sequence ATGAAACAATCCAGTTATAGAATCCGAGATCTACTACTCTCCAATATCTATTTTCGATTTCTGATTCTATTCTTCTTGGGTCTTGTTGTAGCAATCGGAGCAAACTTATACGCGGCGCCTACTCTTCCCGTAGTAGACACCATTCGACTAACCCCTTCTTCCCCGGTTGAAAATATTAGTTCAAAAATGGAATACAGGTATAGAGGATACCAATTCCGTCATTGTAAACCGGAAACTATTACTTCTCTACATCAACTGGAATGGCATCATAATGCAGGAAATGTTTTACGTTTAAAAAGAAGTTCTTCCGGAAATTGGCTGAGATTTAGGCTCGCGAATGATGGAAAAGAACAACTTCACAGAACTTTGGTCTTACTTTGGCTAAATGTTCCAGATGCGGAACTTTGTTCTGTTGATTCGAAGGGAAATTTCGAAGCAGGGTTTGCCGGTTACGATTTGGATCCTATTTGGAACGACTTTATTTCTCCACTTCCGCATTTCAATATCCGTTTGGAGCCTAAGGAAGAAAGGACCTTCTACCTTTACGTATTGTCCAACGAGGACATCAACTTTCCTGTTCGATTATTATCAGAAGATGATTACATGGTGATCGTGAGATTACGCTCCGTTCTATTTTTGAGCGTAGGATTCGTGCTTCTATTAGCTTTTGGTTATAACTTATATTTGTATTTTAAATCCAGAAAACCATTGTTTTTAGCATTGCCCCTGCATTTGACTGCAGTAGGGGCCACGCTGTATTTTTTACATGGAAAAGAATTCGCTTCTATCGTAGGAAATGAGAACAATCTATTTCGTCATAACTACTTCCTGTTTTTAGGGATCACTCATATAGCATTCTTCTTCTATTTGGCCGCATGGAATAAGGAAAATTCAGGCTCGGTATATAGGTCTCCATTCTTCTGGTTGGTATGTTTTACAGGTATCTTATATCCTCTCATCCCACTCTACCAATTCTGGTATGACCATAGGATCTTAGTTTTAGTGCTCAATTATGGATGTATGTTATTCTATTTTGGGAAGACGCATATTTCTTCCATTCGGAATAATACTGTCTATGAAATGTTCTTTATCTCGGTCTGGGGGATCTTTCTTCTTTTGGATCTATACAAGACTATTTTCCATTTCGACTTCTATCCTTATAACAGAATGGCAGTTTACGGAGTATTGTATTATCTGCCACCTCTGACAGTATTTGTGACCTTATTGTCCAGAGAGATATTAAGAAGAAAAGAAGAAGAAGGTTCCAATCGTAAAACCCATCTTTCTTCCTTAGATGTAAAAGACTTTGTGCTTAAGATTGAATCCTTGCTGGAAAAAGAAAAAATTTATCTGACCAAGTCTTTAAAAGAAGAACATATGGCAAAAGAACTTGGGATCACTATCCATCAACTTTCAGAGCTGATCAATACCGAGTTCAAGACCAATTTCCCTTCTCTTATCAATCAATATAGAGTAGAAGAAGCTAAGGTATTGCTGAATGAGTTCCCGGACGAGAACACCACGGAGATAGGAGCAAAAGCAGGATTTAGTTCCAGATCTGCGTTCTATCTGGAATTCAAAAAACTAACCGGAACCAATCCTAATTCTTATCGTAAAGAAAGTAGCGGAAAAGGCGCTTAG